The genomic window ATGAAAGGTCCGAACATCATCCACGTCCCCACCTCGCAGCAGTCGGGCCACCTCCTCCTCGCAGGGATTTGGTGACCCAGATTCAGTCGGGGTGGGGAATTTTACTCCGGCTCTTTGAGGAGTCTAGCACCGGTCGTGACACAGCGTCCATCGGGCGTACTGCGCGGCGCCCCCGGTGGCAACGATGCACGCGCGTGCACATCGGTGGCATACGTTTGACCGAAAAACGGGACGTTGGCGGGCTGGCGTACAGTCCACGGTCCTTTGTCTTTTTGACGGAGACCTTCTTTATCAATCCGCGGGGACGGATCGTGGGCAAGTTTCTGGGCGAGCTGCTCGACGCATCGGCGGGACGCCGCGCGGTCGAGGCCCTCTTGGCGGACCGGCGCCTCGTCCCGTAGCCGGCGTTCCTAGTAGCCGTTGCCTGGGTAGCTCCACAGGTGCCGCCCGATTGGGTTGCTGGCGCCCGGGGTGACGCCGGCCGGCAGCACGTCCACGCCGTCCGGGACGTTGAGGTAGCCGGGCGCCGTGCCAGGCACCCCCGTGTGGCCGTACTGCCAGACGATACGCTTCGTGGCCGGATCGATCACGATGACACGGTGGTTGAAATCGTCATTCAGCAGCACCATCCGGTTCGGCAGCTGCACGGCGAGCGACGGGTGGTTGAGGCGCCCGGGACCCGACAGCACCTGGTACTGCCAGAGCACCTTGCCTTTGGGTGACATGATCACGATTGCGCCGGGGTTGGTGTAGAACACGCAGATTACGTTGCCGTCCGGCGTGAAGTTGGCATCGGACGGGTAGTAGAACGCGGATGGAAACCGCAGCGTCCACACCACGCGTCCCTCGCGGTCGAGCAGGATCGCGTCGTTCCCGTTGATCTGCGTCACCAACATACCCTGATCGGGCGCCGGAAAGTCGCCGTTCGGCGCGGAGAAGTACCGCGGCGGATCGATCCGCATCACGCCGGTGTGGCCGTACTGCTTGATGATCCGCTTGGTCCGGCGGTCGATGAACACGATTCGCTGGTTCTTGATGTCGGCCGCGGTGATGAGCCCGCCGCCGCGGGCGTACAGGAAGGCGTCGTCCGGGGTATTGAGGTAGCCTGGCGCGCGCCCCGGCACGCCGGGGTGACCGTAGCTCCAGACGATCCTGCGGGTCCGGAAGTCGATGATCGAGATCATGTGGTGGTCTTCTTCGTTGGTGATGATCTCGTCGAAGTGCGGGCCGAAGAAGACATCGTCGTCGTCTCGCAGGGGAGACGCCCGGCCGGGCTGCGGCATCTGCCATACGATGTGCTTGTCCGGCGTGACGAGCAGGATCCGGTTGTTGCTCGCGTCGGCGATCAGCACATCGTCGGGGAGAACCGGGTTGGCCCGGCGGGCACCCCAGGGGAGCGCCTGCGGGGCAGGGCTTGCGGGTGGGACCGCGCCGCCGGCCAGGAGCGCGCAGACGAGGACTCCGTTCACGATCAGACCGCGATGCATGATCCCATCATAGTACAGCGCCCGTCTCGGACACCGCGGCGAGCGCGCGGCGGACACTTGATGGCGCGCGAGTTCATTTGTCGAGATCTCCCTCGAACTCCACCCCTTGCACTGATGACGACCGTTGCGGAAGGATCTCCTTAGTCGACCCCTCAACTCGTGGTAGATACCCCTTGATCCATAAGCTCTTCCGCGCGGCGGTTGGGACTACCCTTTCTCAAAGCCCGTGAAACCGCCGAAACGGTCACGCCTATTTGACGTGCCGCCTGACTGCGGGACAGCGTACCGGCTTCTATAGCGGGCCTCAGAGCCTCCAGGTTACCATCCAGCACTGCGGGTCGACCGATAATATGCTTCCCCTGCTTCCTGGCACGCTCCATACCTGCCCGGTTGCCCGGACGCGTTCTGAGATGAGACTGCGCTCGAACTGCGCGAACGATGCCAGAATGTTGAGCATCAGATCGGCAACTGGCGAGGTTCCCGACGTGTCGAGCCACGGTTCCGAATACGACCGCAACCCCACGCCCCACCGACGGAACTCCTCAACGGCCGTCGCCATGTGCGCGACTGACCGGAAGGCCCGGTCGAGCTTCCAGACGAGAATCGCATCCAACTTTCGGCGGGATGCCTGGGTGAGTAGCTCCCGCCAGGCCGTTCGGCCGCGTAGATCGGTCGCGCTGGCGTGGTCGACGTACTCCCCTGCCGACGACCATGCCTGGGCCGTGACGAACTCGCGAAGCGGAAGTAGCTGGGTGTCGGGATTCTGTTCCCTGTCACTAGTGGAAACTCGAGCGAGTGGAGGTCGCCATCGGGCCGGATTGGGGTGCCACGGTAGATCAGTTCGTCGAGGGATCGTCGGGATGACCGCTCGGCAGCTCACGCGGCACTCTGAGGTTCCTCGGCGCCGCTCGCTCCCCTTGGACGATGGGCACGCGTGTGCAAGCGAGCCTGAACGGTTGTTCGCGCAGGACGGCTCTGGCACCGCTGCCGAATACTCCCGCCATTCACAAGACTCTACCGAGACGATGACCCAACTCTCCCCTGCGGTTCGTGAGTTTCTGGACGGGCTCGCCGGGATTATCGCCCGCGATATCCTTCGGAGCCGGTGATGGGGAGTCGCGACGCAACACAGGACGCTCCGCGCCTAGCGGCGGCAGTCTACGCTCGGTTTTCCTCCGAGCGCCAGAAGGCGACCTCGATCGAGGACCAGGTCAACCTGTGCCGCGAGGCAGCGGAGCGGTTCCGCTGCACAGTCCTCTCGGACCACGTGTACGGGGATGTCGAAATCAGCGGTGCCGTCGAACAGCGGCCGGCCTACTCGGCACTCCTGGCCGCAGCCAAGGCGAAACGGATCGATGCGATTCTCGTGGAGAGTCAGGACCGCCTGTGGCGCGACCAGGGCGAGTTGCACCATGCCCTGAAGCGTCTGCGATTCTGGGGCACACGGGTCTTTTCTGTCATGGCGGGCACCGACCTGACCGAAAAGACTGGTAGCCTGCTCGCGTCGGTTACGGGGTGGAAAGATGAAGTGTTCCTCGAGGATCTCCGCGAGAAGACCCGGCGCGGAATGCTCGGCCAGATCAGGCGGGGGCTATGCGCTGGTGGTCGCGCATATGGTTATCGCAGCCAGCCGATCCTCGACGATCACCAGCAAATCACCGGCTACCGCAGGGTCATCGATCCTGATGAAGCTGGCACCGTGCGGCGGATCTTCGAGCTCTACGCCGCCGGGTATTCGCCGAAGACGATCGTCCACGTTCTGAACGACGAGCGTGTGTCTCCTCCGCGCCCGGTGCGGGGTCGGCGGCTACGGGGCTGGACGTGGACGACGGTAAGCGGATCGTCCAAGAAGGCGTTCGGCATCCTCCACAACCCGATCTATGTCGGGCGCCTCGTGTGGAACCGCAGCCGCAAGGTGCGAGATCCTGAGACCGGCAAACGCACCATGCGGATGCGGCCCAAGGACGAATGGACCTGGACCGATGCCCCGGCACTGCGGATCGTGCCCCAGGGACCTGTGGGACCAGGTGCAGATCCGCCGGCAGAATCGGCAGAGCTCTCCGGCTGCCGCGTCGGGTCGCAAGCCGAAGTACCTGTTCAGCGGCCTGCTCATCTGTGCGGAGTGCGGAAGTCGGTACACCCTTCAAGACTCCACCCGCGGCTACTACGCCTGTAGCGGTCACGTGAATCGGGGCGCCGCCGTCTGCGCGAATACCAAGAAGGTCCGTCGCGATCGGCTCGAAGCGGAGCTATTGGATGCGTTGTTCAACGAGTTGTTCACGCCGGCCGCGGTAGCCTATCTTACGCAGCAGGTCGATGCTGCTATTGCTCGAGACTCAGAGAGTCTGCATGATCGGCGGACTAGTTTGGAGCGCGACCTCATCCAGGCCAAGACCGAGCTCGCGAACGTCCTCGACGCGATTCGGCAGGGCCTCGCCACGCCTGCGACCAGACATCTGCTGGAAACGTGCGAGCGCCGTGTGGTCGAGTGCGAGGCGGCGCCGCTGTCGATAGTGATCGCACGCTATCTCGGTGATCTGCGCGCGCAACGCTCAGCACCGATGTCGAGGCGGCTCGGTTACTATTGGCGAAACTCCTCGGATCCGTCATCCTGAGGCGAGTAGGCCCACACCTGGTCGCAGAAATCGAGGGCAACATGGAGGCGATGCTCAATAGCGAGGAAGTGTGTAGTGATAACCATGGTGCCGGGAGGGGGATTTGAACCCCCACGGGTTGCCCCACACGCCCCTCAAACGTGCGCGTCTGCCAGATTCCGCCATCCCGGCGCGGAGAAAACGCCCTGCCCGGTCAGGCGGCAGGGACAGCTCATTATACGAATCGCCCTGGGACGGTGTCAATCAAGTCGGCTTCGCAGCGATCTACCGAAACACAACCGGTCGCCGCTGGCGCTGCCGCGATCGCGGCGGCGACTCAGGGCCGCAAACGCGGCGCGGGCGTCCGTCCGGGAATCCGGCCGCGCTTGGCGATGGGGCGGCCGTTAATCTCGTGAAGATCCATCGTCATGTCGATCGGCGACGCGCCGCTCACGTAGCTTCCAACCCCGAACGCGGAGACGCCGGCCTCAATCAGCGCCGGGATCCGTTCCGGCGTGACCCCGCCCGACACGAAAATCTGAACGGCCGGATGCCCGGCGAGCGCGAGCCTCGCCCGGACCTCGCGGACGAGGTCCGGGGTAACGCTGCCCCGCTCGCGGGGCGTGTCGAGCCGGATTGCGGACAGGTCAGGCCCCATCGCCTCGGCGATGCGCACGGCCTCGACCGTCTCGTCCGTGAACGTGTCGACGAGCACGAGCCGCGGCACCCCGGACGGCATGAGTTCATGATACGCGGTGGCGGCCCGCAGTGTGTCACCGACGAGGAGAATGAATGCGTGCGGCATGGTGCCCACCGGTTCTTGGCCGGCGAGTTTCGCGCCGAGAATGCATGCGGCGCCGCGCATGCCGCCGACAATCGCCGCGCGCTCCATGACAGGCGCGACGGCCGGGTGGACGTGGCGCGCACCGAACGAATACACCGGAGTCTCCCCCGCCACCGCAACCACGTGCCGGGCCGCCGTCGCCCAGCCGCTCGGGTGGGAGAGCATCCCGAGAAGCACGGTCTCGTACATGCCGAACTGCCCGTATGGCCCCTCGATGCGCATCACCACTTCGCGGGCCGAGAACGTCTCCCCGTCCCGGAGGGACTCGATGAGCACCCCGGTGTTTCGCAACAGATAGCGCACCTCGTCCACGCCCGCGAGCACGCCGTCGCTGCTGGCGAAGATCTCCGCCACCACCGGCGTGTCGGCCAACCCTAAGGATCGGAGAATCTCCAACGTGCGGACGAAATAGATGTCGGTCGTGGCGCCGGCGAGGATCTCCTCGTGCGAGGCGCTGTGGAGGCGATGCTGGGCGTCGGCGGTGTACCGGCCGACGTCGTCGAGCGATGTGAAGGCGGTCGGCTTCCGCGGCACCTCGGAACCGGCTGTCAGCGACCGAACTTAGTGATGACGAGGACGAGCGACGTGATGCCGAATACGATCGCCAGCGATGATGTCACCCGGAGCAGCAGGGTTTCGCGAGGCTTAGGCCCGTGGAACAGACGGGCGCCCCCGCCGCCGATGGAGCCGAGCCCTTCGCCCTTGGGGCCCTGGAGCACGATCACCCCGACAACGGCGGCGGCGGCAATGAGATGAATAATCAGGATCACGTTCGTCACCCGGACACCCCCAAACTACAGCCTTACTAGATTAGCATACTCCGGGATGCCGTCCAAGGCCCCAACCGGGCCTGCCAGCCCAAGGGCTGCCATCCGGCCCGACCGAAGAACGGGACCAGACTCACGGGGAACCCCGAACAGGCGCGTGCGGGGCGCCGGGGTACGCACCGGCTTGGGTCCGGGGGTCATCAGTCTAGCGCGCGGCCGCGCGTACGATCTCGGCGAACGCGCCGGCGTCGAGGCTGGCCCCACCAACGAGCGCCCCGTCGATGCCCGGTCGCTCGAGGAACTCGCCGATGTTGGCGGGTTTGACGCTGCCGCCGTACAGCACCCGAACCTTCTCGGCAGCAGGGACGCTCCCGGCGGTGGCGAGCTGGGCGCGGATCAGCGCGGCCACGCGGTCCGCCTCGGCGCCAGTCGCGGTCAAGCCGGTCCCGATCGCCCAGACCGGCTCGTACGCAATCACGACGTCGTGCAGTCGGTCGGGAGGGATCGTGTTGGTCGCCGCCGAGAGCTGGCGGACGATCACCCCGTCCGCGTCGCCGCGCTCCCGGTCCTGCAGTCCCTCCCCGACGCACACGATCGGCGTGAGGCCGTGGGCCAGCGCGGTTTGCGCCTTGAGACCGACGTCCGCGTCGCGTTCCCCGCAATACAACCGCCGCTCGGAGTGCCCGAGGATGACGACGCGGCAACCCAGATCCACCAGCATCGGCGCGGCGATCTCGCCGGTGTAGGCACCCTCGGGCTCCCAATGCATGGTCTGGGCGCCCAAGAGCACACTCGTCCCCTCGATAGCCCGCCCCACCGCCTCCAGCGCGGTCGCCGGCGGGCACAGGACGACCTGCGGACCGGTTATCTCCGCGACCGCCGCGACGACGTCCCGCGCCAGCCGCACAGCGGCCTCGCGCGTCAGGTGCATCTTCCAGTTACCGGCGATGAGAGGTACGCGCATCCGATGTGGGTGACGCCTAGGCGTCCTGCAGGACGGCGACCCCCGGCAGCGTCTTGCCCTCCATGAACTCCAGCGAGGCGCCCCCGCCGGTGCTGACGTGCGTCATCTTCCCGGTGTATCCGAACTCCTCGACTGCGGCGCCGGTGTCGCCGCCGCCGACGATCGACTCTCCGCAGGACTCCGCGACCGCCTTCGCGATCGCGCGGGTGCCCTCGGCGAACGCCGGGATCTCGAACACCCCCATCGGACCGTTCCACAGCACCGTCCCCGCGCTGGCAATCGGCGCGCCGAACGCCGCAACCGTCCGCGGGCCGATGTCCACACCCGCCCACCCCGCGGGGATCGCACGGGCGTCCACCACGCGCGTCGGGGCACCGGCCTCGACGCGCTCCGCCACGACCACGTCCACCGGGAGCACCAGGGTCACGCCGCGCTGCTCCGCCTCCTGCATCAACTCGCGGGCAAGGTCCAGCCGGTCCGCTTCGCACAGCGACGACCCGATCTCGGCGCCGCCCGCGCGCAAAAATGTGTAGCACATACCGCCGCCGATGAGCATCGTCTGCGCGAGCCGAAGCAGGTTGCGGATCACGCCGATCTTGTCGCCGACCTTGGCCCCGCCCAGAATGACGACGAGCGGGCGCTGGGGCTGCTCCAAGACCTTGCCGAGGAACTGGAGCTCGCGCTCCATCAGGAGGCCCGCCACCGCGGGCAAGAACGCCGCGATCCCCGCCGTGCTGGCGTGCGCCCGGTGTGCGGTGCCGAATGCGTCATTCACGTACACATCGGCCAGCGCCGCGAGTTGCTTCGCGAATGCGGGATCGTTGGCTTCCTCTTCCTTGTGGAACCGCAGGTTCTCGAGCAGCACCACGTCGCCGGGCCGCATCGCCGCAACCGCGTCCGCCACCGCCGGGCCGACGCAGTCGTCGAGCTTGCGCACCGGCCGGCCCAGCAATTCGCCGAGGCGCGCCGCGACCGGGTCCATCCGCAGCGCGGGATCGGGCCCTTTCGGCCGCCCCAGGTGAGAGGCGAGAATCACGGCGGCGCCGTGCTCGAGCAGGTAGGTAATCGTCGGCAGCGACGCGACGATCCGGAGATCGTCGGTGATGCGCCCCCCCTCCAACGGCACGTTGAAGTCCACGCGGACGAACACGCGCCGCCCCTTCACCTCGATGTCCCGAATCGTCTTCTTCCGCATCGGCCGCCCTGAGTGTGCCGGGGTGCTCAGGCGCCCCGCTCGATGATGTAGTGCACGAGATCGGCGATGCGGCACGAGTAGCCCCATTCATTGTCGTACCAGGACAGGACCTTGACCAGGTCCCCCACGGCCATCGTCGACGCCGCGTCCACGATCC from bacterium includes these protein-coding regions:
- a CDS encoding PQQ-binding-like beta-propeller repeat protein, whose protein sequence is MHRGLIVNGVLVCALLAGGAVPPASPAPQALPWGARRANPVLPDDVLIADASNNRILLVTPDKHIVWQMPQPGRASPLRDDDDVFFGPHFDEIITNEEDHHMISIIDFRTRRIVWSYGHPGVPGRAPGYLNTPDDAFLYARGGGLITAADIKNQRIVFIDRRTKRIIKQYGHTGVMRIDPPRYFSAPNGDFPAPDQGMLVTQINGNDAILLDREGRVVWTLRFPSAFYYPSDANFTPDGNVICVFYTNPGAIVIMSPKGKVLWQYQVLSGPGRLNHPSLAVQLPNRMVLLNDDFNHRVIVIDPATKRIVWQYGHTGVPGTAPGYLNVPDGVDVLPAGVTPGASNPIGRHLWSYPGNGY
- a CDS encoding recombinase family protein, producing MGSRDATQDAPRLAAAVYARFSSERQKATSIEDQVNLCREAAERFRCTVLSDHVYGDVEISGAVEQRPAYSALLAAAKAKRIDAILVESQDRLWRDQGELHHALKRLRFWGTRVFSVMAGTDLTEKTGSLLASVTGWKDEVFLEDLREKTRRGMLGQIRRGLCAGGRAYGYRSQPILDDHQQITGYRRVIDPDEAGTVRRIFELYAAGYSPKTIVHVLNDERVSPPRPVRGRRLRGWTWTTVSGSSKKAFGILHNPIYVGRLVWNRSRKVRDPETGKRTMRMRPKDEWTWTDAPALRIVPQGPVGPGADPPAESAELSGCRVGSQAEVPVQRPAHLCGVRKSVHPSRLHPRLLRL
- a CDS encoding zinc ribbon domain-containing protein, with the protein product MCAECGSRYTLQDSTRGYYACSGHVNRGAAVCANTKKVRRDRLEAELLDALFNELFTPAAVAYLTQQVDAAIARDSESLHDRRTSLERDLIQAKTELANVLDAIRQGLATPATRHLLETCERRVVECEAAPLSIVIARYLGDLRAQRSAPMSRRLGYYWRNSSDPSS
- a CDS encoding nicotinate phosphoribosyltransferase, whose product is MPRKPTAFTSLDDVGRYTADAQHRLHSASHEEILAGATTDIYFVRTLEILRSLGLADTPVVAEIFASSDGVLAGVDEVRYLLRNTGVLIESLRDGETFSAREVVMRIEGPYGQFGMYETVLLGMLSHPSGWATAARHVVAVAGETPVYSFGARHVHPAVAPVMERAAIVGGMRGAACILGAKLAGQEPVGTMPHAFILLVGDTLRAATAYHELMPSGVPRLVLVDTFTDETVEAVRIAEAMGPDLSAIRLDTPRERGSVTPDLVREVRARLALAGHPAVQIFVSGGVTPERIPALIEAGVSAFGVGSYVSGASPIDMTMDLHEINGRPIAKRGRIPGRTPAPRLRP
- the secG gene encoding preprotein translocase subunit SecG produces the protein MTNVILIIHLIAAAAVVGVIVLQGPKGEGLGSIGGGGARLFHGPKPRETLLLRVTSSLAIVFGITSLVLVITKFGR
- the tpiA gene encoding triose-phosphate isomerase is translated as MRVPLIAGNWKMHLTREAAVRLARDVVAAVAEITGPQVVLCPPATALEAVGRAIEGTSVLLGAQTMHWEPEGAYTGEIAAPMLVDLGCRVVILGHSERRLYCGERDADVGLKAQTALAHGLTPIVCVGEGLQDRERGDADGVIVRQLSAATNTIPPDRLHDVVIAYEPVWAIGTGLTATGAEADRVAALIRAQLATAGSVPAAEKVRVLYGGSVKPANIGEFLERPGIDGALVGGASLDAGAFAEIVRAAAR
- a CDS encoding phosphoglycerate kinase, with translation MRKKTIRDIEVKGRRVFVRVDFNVPLEGGRITDDLRIVASLPTITYLLEHGAAVILASHLGRPKGPDPALRMDPVAARLGELLGRPVRKLDDCVGPAVADAVAAMRPGDVVLLENLRFHKEEEANDPAFAKQLAALADVYVNDAFGTAHRAHASTAGIAAFLPAVAGLLMERELQFLGKVLEQPQRPLVVILGGAKVGDKIGVIRNLLRLAQTMLIGGGMCYTFLRAGGAEIGSSLCEADRLDLARELMQEAEQRGVTLVLPVDVVVAERVEAGAPTRVVDARAIPAGWAGVDIGPRTVAAFGAPIASAGTVLWNGPMGVFEIPAFAEGTRAIAKAVAESCGESIVGGGDTGAAVEEFGYTGKMTHVSTGGGASLEFMEGKTLPGVAVLQDA